One region of Salvia miltiorrhiza cultivar Shanhuang (shh) chromosome 3, IMPLAD_Smil_shh, whole genome shotgun sequence genomic DNA includes:
- the LOC131015446 gene encoding mitochondrial import inner membrane translocase subunit TIM17-2-like, which translates to MGTPETTREPCPDRILDDVGGAFGMGAVGGAAFHFLKGIYNSPKGERLAGGSQAVRMNAPRVGGSFAVWGGLFSTFDCTMVYMRQKEDPWNSIIAGAATGGFLQMRQGMGAASRSALFGGVLLALIEGAGIMINKVVSAPQNLPPMEDPLPNVAGMPGYPGQMPGYPGQMPGQPPISIDSMGAGSSSSSPSPSSSPSSSSWFGGPFWREGGDSTQ; encoded by the coding sequence ATGGGCACCCCGGAAACAACTAGAGAGCCTTGCCCGGATCGTATCCTTGATGACGTAGGTGGTGCTTTTGGGATGGGGGCTGTTGGTGGTGCAGCCTTCCATTTCTTGAAGGGAATCTATAACTCCCCGAAAGGCGAGCGTTTGGCTGGGGGTTCTCAAGCAGTTCGCATGAATGCTCCTCGTGTTGGTGGCAGTTTTGCAGTATGGGGTGGGCTCTTTTCCACCTTCGACTGTACAATGGTGTACATGCGGCAAAAAGAGGATCCTTGGAACTCGATCATAGCAGGTGCAGCGACGGGGGGCTTTCTGCAGATGCGTCAGGGAATGGGTGCTGCTTCCCGGTCAGCGTTATTTGGTGGTGTTTTACTTGCTTTGATTGAGGGAGCTGGGATAATGATAAACAAAGTGGTGAGCGCACCGCAGAACTTACCTCCCATGGAGGACCCTCTTCCGAATGTGGCTGGTATGCCCGGATACCCCGGGCAAATGCCTGGATACCCTGGGCAGATGCCTGGTCAACCTCCCATAAGTATTGACAGCATGGGTGCGGGATCTTCTTCTTCGTCTCCATCACCTTCATCATCACCATCTTCTTCTTCATGGTTTGGAGGTCCTTTTTGGCGCGAAGGAGGAGACAGTACCCAGTGA
- the LOC131015469 gene encoding signal recognition particle 19 kDa protein, translating into MDVDMQNIKKWVIFYPIYINSKKTLAEGRRINASKACENPTCTEVYDCIAHLKIPCVIESEKAYPRDFMQRGRVRVMLKKEDGSFYNPAISSRKQLMLHVAELVPRHPGRTKKQEAATSAAAGSSKSGKGGKKKR; encoded by the exons ATGGATGTCGATATGCAGAATATCAAAAAATGGGTGATCTTTTACCCAATTTATATAAATTCGAAGAAAACCCTAGCCGAGGGACGGAGAATCAATGCAAGCAAAGCATGTGAAAACCCTACGTGCACGGAGGTTTACGATTGCATTGCTCACCTGAAAATCCCTTGTGTGATTGAG AGTGAGAAGGCATACCCTCGGGATTTTATGCAAAGAGGTAGAGTGAGAGTGATGTTGAAAAAGGAAGATGGGAGCTTCTACAATCCAGCTATTTCTTCAA GGAAGCAACTAATGCTTCATGTTGCAGAGCTGGTTCCTCGACACCCGGGTCGAACGAAGAAACAGGAGGCTGCCACGTCAGCCGCTGCCGGTTCTTCTAAATCTGGAAAGGGTGGAAAGAAGAAGCGGTAG